In the genome of Notamacropus eugenii isolate mMacEug1 chromosome 5, mMacEug1.pri_v2, whole genome shotgun sequence, one region contains:
- the LOC140507750 gene encoding olfactory receptor 8B3-like, which translates to MTLENASSVTEFILAGLTDQLELQLPLFFVFMGTYVITTVGNMGLIILIGMNSQLHTPMYYFLFNLSFIDLCYSSVFTPKMLMNFVLMKNIISYSGCMAQLYFFCFFVISECYVLTIMAYDRYVAICNPLLYNITMSNQVCLWLLGGAYAMGFAGAMAHTGSMLRLSFCQANIINHYMCDILPLLHISCTSTYINELVVFIVVGTNIMVPSVTICISYVLILFSILNISSTKGRSKAFSTCSSHIILIILFFGSGLFMYFKPTSSGSEDQGKASSVFYTNVVPMLNPIIYSLRNKDVKVALRKTLKGRIFSRTGEGFL; encoded by the coding sequence ATGACTTTGGAAAATGCCTCTTCAGTGACTGAGTTCATCCTTGCAGGTTTAACAGATCAATTAGAACTCCAGCTACCCCTGTTCTTTGTATTTATGGGGACTTATGTGATCACTACGGTGGGAAACATGGGATTGATCATTTTAATCGGGATGAATTCTCAGCTTCACACTCCTATGTACTATTTCCTCTTCAATTTATCTTTCATAGATCTCTGCTATTCCTCTGTCTTTACTCCCAAAATGTTGATGAATTTTGTCCTAATGAAAAACATCATCTCTTATTCAGGATGCATGGCTCAGCTATActtcttctgtttttttgttatttctgaaTGTTATGTGTTGACAATAATGGCTTACGATCGTTATGTTGCCATCTGTAATCCATTGCTGTATAATATTACTATGTCTAATCAGGTCTGTTTATGGCTGTTGGGTGGGGCATATGCCATGGGGTTTGCTGGTGCGATGGCCCACACTGGATCCATGCTGAGACTGTCCTTCTGTCAGGCCAACATCATAAACCATTACATGTGTGACATACTCCCCCTCCTCCACATCTCTTGTACCAGCACCTATATCAATGAACTGGTGGTTTTCATTGTTGTGGGCACTAATATTATGGTGCCTAGTGTCACCATCTGCATCTCTTATGTTCTCATCCTGTTCAGTATCTTGAATATCAGTTCCACTAAAGGCAGATCCAAAGCCTTCAGCACCTGTAGCTCCCATATAATTTtgatcattcttttctttgggtcaggtttatttatgtatttcaaGCCAACTTCATCAGGGTCTGAGGACCAGGGCAAAGCTTCTTCAGTCTTTTACACAAATGTGGTACCCATGCTAAACCCCATCATTTATAGTCTGAGGAATAAAGATGTTAAGGTTGCCTTGAGGAAAACCTTGAAGGGAAGAATATTTTCTAGAACAGGAGAAGGATTTTTATAA